Proteins found in one Haloferax litoreum genomic segment:
- a CDS encoding DUF7562 family protein, which produces MWRSRTNRDRKTVVCIACGDSVLRSAAREYDKEGNRWERHGKRFEHLCKECYRELCHQPREELEDLLVDIEEHGISSDEFLTRYFAAVTERYESPDERGQ; this is translated from the coding sequence ATGTGGCGCTCCCGGACCAACCGGGACCGGAAGACGGTCGTGTGCATCGCATGTGGCGATTCGGTACTCCGGTCGGCGGCGCGTGAGTACGACAAAGAGGGGAACCGCTGGGAACGGCACGGCAAGCGGTTCGAACACCTCTGTAAGGAGTGTTATCGAGAACTCTGTCACCAACCGCGCGAGGAACTCGAAGACCTCTTGGTCGACATCGAGGAACACGGCATCTCGTCAGACGAGTTCCTCACACGGTACTTCGCCGCCGTCACGGAACGGTACGAGTCGCCGGATGAACGCGGACAGTAA
- a CDS encoding DUF1028 domain-containing protein gives MTFSICVREAYVDDDGIDQHRFGVAVTTRLPGVGALCPFASEHGAIATQALTNVELGQKGLSYLADGLAVDDALQALLNADDGRAQRQLHGVDADGTFAFTGDECHEWAGHRVGDEYTVAGNLLTGESVVDAVAESYEKGGRDAPLAKRLIDALGAGHAAGGDKREDLPIQSAAVVVKTTEDREMDPYYDDLRVDATETPLRDLRETFALAREGYEAALEKYAEE, from the coding sequence ATGACCTTCAGCATCTGCGTCCGCGAGGCGTACGTCGACGACGACGGAATCGACCAGCACCGCTTCGGCGTCGCGGTGACGACCCGACTACCCGGCGTGGGAGCGCTCTGCCCGTTCGCGAGCGAACACGGCGCGATTGCGACGCAGGCGTTGACGAACGTCGAACTCGGCCAAAAGGGGTTGTCGTACCTCGCGGATGGCCTCGCCGTCGACGACGCGCTTCAGGCGCTCTTGAACGCCGACGACGGGCGCGCACAGCGCCAACTCCACGGCGTCGATGCCGACGGGACGTTCGCGTTCACCGGCGACGAGTGCCACGAGTGGGCCGGGCACCGCGTGGGCGACGAGTACACCGTCGCGGGCAACTTACTCACGGGAGAGTCAGTCGTCGATGCCGTCGCCGAGTCGTACGAGAAGGGAGGCCGCGACGCCCCCTTGGCGAAACGCCTCATCGACGCACTGGGCGCTGGCCACGCCGCGGGCGGCGACAAGCGCGAAGACCTGCCGATTCAGAGTGCCGCAGTCGTCGTCAAGACGACCGAAGACCGGGAGATGGACCCGTACTACGACGACCTGCGCGTGGACGCGACGGAGACGCCGCTTCGGGACCTCCGCGAGACGTTCGCACTGGCGCGCGAGGGCTACGAAGCGGCCCTCGAAAAGTACGCCGAGGAGTGA
- a CDS encoding homoserine dehydrogenase → MTLRLAVLGAGAVGGSVLDLAGEYGHEVVAFADSSSSVTDNAGLDPAVVHDRKEREGVVGDDDPEALFDADYDVLVEATPTTLGDAEPGFSHVERALADDKHVVLANKGPVAERYAELRALEAESAGRVQFEATVGGAIPVLSTISDLGAEHVTAARGVLNGTANFILSRMAAEGLDYEHVLAEAQDLGVAEADPTFDVDGIDAALKFVILANVLSDGDAEYRLDDADVEGIRNVPGTALDLAAEDGRTVRLIGEATADGVRVAPRLVPQGAALAVTGTQNIVQLETEHAGQLNVSGRGAGGPETATAVLSDVSRLE, encoded by the coding sequence ATGACGCTTCGACTCGCTGTCCTCGGCGCGGGTGCAGTCGGCGGGTCCGTCTTGGACCTCGCCGGTGAGTACGGCCACGAAGTCGTCGCGTTCGCCGACTCGTCGTCGTCGGTCACGGACAACGCAGGTCTCGACCCGGCAGTGGTCCACGACCGAAAAGAGCGCGAAGGCGTCGTCGGCGACGACGACCCCGAGGCACTGTTCGACGCCGACTACGACGTGCTCGTGGAGGCGACGCCGACCACACTCGGCGACGCCGAACCGGGCTTCTCGCACGTCGAACGCGCGCTGGCCGACGACAAACACGTCGTCCTCGCGAACAAGGGGCCGGTCGCCGAACGCTACGCCGAGTTACGCGCACTCGAAGCAGAGAGTGCGGGGCGCGTCCAGTTCGAAGCGACCGTCGGTGGTGCGATTCCGGTCCTCTCGACCATCTCGGACCTCGGGGCTGAGCACGTGACTGCTGCGCGCGGCGTCCTCAACGGCACCGCTAACTTCATCCTCTCGCGCATGGCCGCGGAAGGACTCGACTACGAGCACGTCCTCGCGGAGGCGCAGGACCTCGGTGTGGCCGAGGCGGACCCGACGTTCGACGTGGACGGCATCGACGCCGCGCTGAAGTTCGTCATCCTCGCGAACGTCCTGAGCGACGGTGACGCCGAGTACCGACTCGACGACGCGGACGTCGAGGGAATCAGAAACGTCCCCGGTACGGCACTCGACCTCGCGGCGGAAGACGGACGCACCGTTCGTCTCATCGGTGAGGCGACTGCCGACGGTGTGCGCGTGGCACCGCGGTTGGTCCCACAGGGGGCCGCGCTGGCGGTCACGGGCACGCAGAACATCGTCCAGTTGGAGACAGAACATGCTGGTCAGCTGAATGTTAGTGGCCGCGGTGCGGGTGGTCCAGAGACTGCGACGGCGGTCCTGTCCGACGTTTCGCGTCTCGAATAA
- a CDS encoding DUF7385 family protein, protein MNDEELDELRSSLTPYESSGGVTTYQNTVAIACPACQEPFDDLVVCEDDYNSLELSMMLDLCVTTHDDDVLLFTHKQ, encoded by the coding sequence ATGAACGACGAGGAACTCGACGAACTTCGGTCGTCGCTCACGCCGTACGAATCCAGTGGCGGCGTCACCACCTACCAGAACACGGTCGCCATCGCCTGCCCTGCCTGTCAGGAACCCTTCGACGACCTGGTCGTCTGCGAAGACGACTACAACAGTCTCGAACTGAGCATGATGCTCGACCTGTGTGTGACCACGCACGACGACGACGTGCTGCTGTTCACGCACAAGCAGTAA
- the tuf gene encoding translation elongation factor EF-1 subunit alpha, with the protein MSDKPHQNLAIIGHVDHGKSTLVGRLLFETGSVPEHVIEQHREEAEEKGKGGFEFAYVMDNLAEERERGVTIDIAHQEFDTDEYYFTIVDCPGHRDFVKNMITGASQADNAVLVVAADDGVAPQTREHVFLARTLGIGELIIAVNKMDVVDYSEDSYKEVKEQVGNLLKQVRFDADNATFVPISAFEGDNIAERSDNTSWYDGDILLEALNNLPAPQPPTDAPLRLPIQDVYTISGIGTVPVGRIETGTMSAGDNVSFQPSDVGGEVKTVEMHHEEVAQAGPGDNVGFNVRGVGKDDIRRGDVCGPADDPPKVAETFKAQVVVMQHPSVITAGYTPVFHAHTAQVACTIESIDQKLDPASGEVAEENPDFIKSGDAAIVTVRPQKPLSIEPSSEIPELGSFAVRDMGQTIAAGKVLEVNER; encoded by the coding sequence ATGAGCGACAAACCCCACCAGAATCTGGCCATCATCGGCCACGTCGACCACGGTAAGAGTACGCTCGTCGGCCGACTCCTGTTCGAAACCGGTTCCGTCCCGGAACACGTCATCGAGCAGCACCGAGAAGAGGCCGAGGAGAAAGGCAAGGGCGGATTCGAATTCGCCTACGTCATGGACAACCTCGCAGAAGAGCGTGAGCGCGGTGTAACGATCGACATCGCCCACCAGGAATTCGACACGGACGAATACTACTTCACCATCGTCGACTGTCCTGGCCACCGCGACTTCGTCAAGAACATGATCACCGGTGCCTCGCAGGCTGACAACGCGGTCCTCGTCGTCGCTGCTGACGACGGTGTCGCACCTCAGACCCGCGAGCACGTCTTCCTCGCACGTACGCTCGGTATCGGCGAACTCATCATCGCGGTCAACAAGATGGACGTCGTCGACTACAGCGAAGACTCGTACAAGGAAGTCAAAGAGCAGGTCGGCAACCTCCTCAAGCAGGTCCGCTTCGACGCCGACAACGCGACGTTCGTCCCCATCTCGGCATTCGAGGGCGACAACATCGCAGAGCGCTCCGACAACACCTCCTGGTACGATGGCGACATCCTCCTCGAGGCCCTCAACAACCTGCCGGCACCGCAGCCGCCGACGGACGCGCCGCTGCGCCTGCCCATCCAGGACGTCTACACCATCTCGGGCATCGGTACCGTCCCTGTCGGACGTATCGAGACCGGTACGATGAGCGCTGGCGACAACGTCAGCTTCCAGCCGTCTGACGTTGGCGGCGAGGTCAAGACTGTCGAGATGCACCACGAAGAAGTCGCCCAGGCTGGTCCTGGCGACAACGTTGGTTTCAACGTTCGTGGCGTCGGCAAGGACGACATCCGCCGCGGCGACGTCTGTGGCCCGGCTGACGACCCGCCGAAGGTCGCCGAGACGTTCAAGGCGCAGGTCGTCGTCATGCAGCACCCCTCGGTCATCACCGCTGGCTACACGCCGGTCTTCCACGCCCACACGGCGCAGGTCGCGTGTACCATCGAGTCCATCGACCAGAAGCTCGACCCCGCGTCGGGTGAGGTCGCTGAGGAGAACCCGGACTTCATCAAGTCCGGCGACGCTGCAATCGTGACGGTCCGTCCGCAGAAGCCGCTCAGCATCGAGCCGTCCTCCGAGATTCCGGAACTCGGCAGCTTCGCTGTCCGTGACATGGGTCAGACCATCGCGGCCGGCAAGGTGCTCGAAGTCAACGAGCGATAA
- a CDS encoding RNB domain-containing ribonuclease: MSDDAQAYAGTAEGQGPVEIDAELARHLQNKREELFEEFEIRDKFPPEVLSEARARTEGVHEEIEDELEHRQDLRDLTTWTTDPVDAQDFDDAISIRENEETYTLWVHIADVTHYVHPGSEMWAEAVKRGNTVYLPAYTIHMLPPVLAETVCSLVPNEDRLAHTVEMEIKKDTLSFESIDIYKSVIHSDERLTYTQCENRLDDPELPLHDENALVYELADQLHEQRKEDGSLVLNPSRDRAHTIIEECMLKANKAVTHELMWSRGVEAMYRVHPQPTPDQWDKALREITELDGVSIKSTSWDEPRKAVNDALESANSRTLNKIQRAVLKVMPRAKYMNDPFGGHYALNFDIYGHFTSPIRRLSDLINHWIVHENDVPEDLVELCDRASDRQKDAETAERLYKQFLQEVGLDPYAVNNRGIVTVDDEGEVIDENGLPPRE, from the coding sequence ATGTCAGACGACGCGCAGGCGTACGCCGGAACCGCCGAAGGGCAAGGCCCGGTCGAAATCGACGCCGAACTCGCGCGACACCTCCAGAACAAGCGCGAGGAACTGTTCGAGGAGTTCGAGATTCGCGACAAATTCCCGCCGGAAGTCCTCTCGGAGGCGCGCGCCCGCACCGAAGGCGTCCACGAGGAGATAGAAGACGAACTGGAACATCGTCAGGACCTCCGTGACCTAACGACGTGGACGACCGACCCCGTGGACGCGCAGGACTTCGACGACGCCATCAGCATCCGCGAGAACGAGGAGACGTACACGCTGTGGGTCCACATCGCCGACGTGACCCACTACGTCCACCCCGGGTCGGAGATGTGGGCCGAGGCCGTCAAGCGCGGGAACACCGTCTACCTTCCCGCCTACACGATTCACATGCTCCCACCGGTCCTCGCCGAGACGGTCTGTTCGCTCGTTCCGAACGAGGACCGCTTGGCGCACACCGTCGAGATGGAGATAAAGAAGGACACGCTCTCGTTCGAATCTATCGACATCTACAAGTCCGTCATCCACTCCGACGAACGCCTCACCTACACGCAGTGTGAGAACCGCCTCGACGACCCGGAACTCCCACTCCACGACGAGAACGCCCTCGTCTACGAACTCGCCGACCAACTCCACGAACAGCGCAAAGAAGACGGGTCGCTCGTCCTCAACCCGAGTCGTGACCGCGCGCACACCATCATCGAAGAGTGCATGCTGAAGGCCAACAAGGCCGTCACGCACGAACTCATGTGGAGTCGCGGCGTCGAGGCCATGTACCGCGTCCACCCGCAACCCACGCCCGACCAGTGGGACAAGGCGCTCCGCGAGATTACCGAACTCGACGGCGTGAGCATCAAGTCCACGTCGTGGGACGAACCTCGCAAGGCCGTCAACGACGCGCTCGAAAGTGCGAACTCCCGCACGCTCAACAAGATTCAGCGCGCCGTGCTGAAGGTCATGCCCCGCGCGAAGTACATGAACGACCCCTTCGGCGGCCACTACGCGCTCAACTTCGACATCTACGGGCACTTCACCTCGCCCATCCGCCGCCTGTCGGACCTCATCAACCACTGGATCGTCCACGAGAACGACGTTCCCGAGGACCTCGTCGAACTCTGTGACCGCGCGTCTGACCGCCAGAAAGACGCCGAGACGGCCGAACGACTCTACAAGCAGTTCCTCCAAGAAGTCGGCCTCGACCCCTACGCCGTGAACAATCGCGGCATCGTCACCGTCGACGACGAAGGCGAGGTCATCGACGAAAACGGCCTCCCGCCGCGCGAGTAA
- a CDS encoding PAS domain-containing protein: MAGPIRVLHVDDDPGFADLTATFLERENARLDVVWASSADHGLTRLDEGAVDCIVSDYDMPGQTGIDFLKAVREEYPELPFILFTGKGSEEVAADAISAGATDYIQKETGTSQYTVLANRITNTVGQHRARRHSERANRRRRQTLTRITDGFVEMDADLTVTDVNEQTVELSGLPREELVGMNYRELVVEGDSDASIEGYNDVLETGEPRRIVGQSDINPDRWIEERIFPSKTDENIYVYFTDITERKRREQQLQTQTRQLQGILDSVQAALWMRDTDHQFTLMNQNYRELLGIDHDADVVGKPLDDLFDPELADQFRANDRQVLSAGKPVEIEEELETTRGTRVYLSRITPLFDDDGDIFATAGAAVDITARKERERTLTALHSAAQTIEQSDDAQTVYETLVETAENVLDFDLVAVDVEQDGYLVQEAWELRGDESGYFPRTSLDSNDTFAVRAYNRQETIIVDDLREADTTPADSDYRSAMTVPIGTFGTFQAVFSEVGAFDEYDQEFAELLVDHARVKLTQLDGRDERRE, translated from the coding sequence ATGGCTGGTCCGATACGGGTGTTGCACGTCGACGACGACCCAGGGTTCGCGGACTTGACGGCGACGTTCCTCGAACGGGAGAACGCACGACTCGACGTCGTGTGGGCGAGCAGTGCCGACCACGGCCTCACGCGCCTCGACGAGGGTGCCGTCGACTGTATCGTCAGCGACTACGACATGCCCGGCCAGACAGGCATCGACTTCCTGAAGGCGGTTCGCGAGGAGTACCCCGAACTCCCGTTCATCCTCTTCACTGGCAAGGGGTCAGAGGAAGTCGCCGCCGACGCGATTTCGGCCGGTGCGACCGATTACATCCAGAAAGAGACCGGGACCAGTCAGTACACCGTTCTCGCCAACCGAATCACGAACACCGTCGGACAACACCGCGCGCGCCGCCACTCGGAACGCGCCAACCGCCGGCGTCGCCAGACGCTCACTCGAATCACCGACGGATTCGTCGAGATGGACGCCGACCTCACGGTCACGGACGTGAACGAGCAGACGGTCGAACTGAGCGGCCTGCCCCGCGAGGAACTCGTCGGGATGAACTACCGGGAACTCGTCGTCGAAGGCGACTCCGACGCATCTATCGAGGGATACAACGACGTACTCGAAACGGGCGAACCGCGCCGAATCGTGGGCCAGTCTGACATCAACCCGGACCGCTGGATAGAAGAACGAATCTTCCCGTCGAAGACCGACGAGAACATCTACGTCTACTTCACAGACATCACTGAGCGGAAACGACGGGAACAGCAACTCCAGACGCAAACACGGCAACTCCAGGGCATCCTCGACAGTGTGCAGGCGGCACTCTGGATGCGGGACACGGACCACCAGTTCACGCTGATGAACCAGAACTACCGGGAGCTCCTCGGTATCGACCACGACGCCGACGTGGTTGGGAAACCCCTCGACGACCTCTTCGACCCGGAACTCGCCGACCAGTTCAGGGCGAACGACAGACAGGTGTTGTCCGCCGGCAAGCCCGTCGAAATCGAAGAAGAACTCGAGACGACCCGTGGAACGAGAGTGTACCTCTCGCGGATTACACCGCTGTTCGACGACGATGGCGACATATTCGCGACGGCCGGGGCCGCAGTCGACATCACTGCACGCAAAGAACGAGAGCGCACGCTGACCGCGCTCCACAGCGCCGCCCAGACGATAGAGCAGTCCGACGACGCGCAGACGGTCTACGAGACGCTCGTCGAGACGGCCGAGAACGTACTGGACTTCGACCTCGTCGCAGTCGACGTCGAACAGGACGGCTACCTCGTCCAAGAAGCGTGGGAACTCCGCGGCGACGAGAGCGGGTACTTCCCGCGAACCTCACTCGACTCGAACGACACGTTCGCGGTCCGGGCGTACAACCGTCAAGAGACCATCATCGTCGACGACCTCAGAGAGGCCGACACCACTCCGGCCGATTCCGACTATCGGTCGGCGATGACCGTCCCCATCGGGACGTTCGGCACGTTCCAGGCGGTGTTCAGCGAAGTCGGAGCGTTCGACGAGTACGACCAGGAGTTCGCAGAACTCCTCGTCGACCACGCGCGGGTGAAGTTGACGCAACTCGACGGCCGCGACGAGCGTCGTGAGTAA
- a CDS encoding DUF5781 family protein, with protein sequence MDLRVLGGAPADPFLSAADLFETEFDLEYPVFVHVRDDPDSRTWAAHYQDHHVLNISRQVATSAMSRELALHELSHMARNEEGHASHYQSTEEAVFLALTGRTVERRKLSHCYQIANHCKDIYADDLTLAVAPADKLVQFLESQLAAALADRPQPVARPGSQLVTTGSDPEITAVNAAFALALAERHDLITPDHRLYDLAHAAADDAPSVSLETFKEHFRTLAADPSKSEYRRTLVDVVKNYVVGSNVAAD encoded by the coding sequence ATGGACCTCCGTGTGCTCGGAGGCGCACCAGCAGACCCGTTCTTGAGCGCCGCCGACCTGTTCGAAACCGAGTTCGACCTCGAATATCCAGTCTTCGTGCACGTGCGCGACGACCCAGACTCCCGCACCTGGGCCGCCCACTATCAGGACCACCACGTCCTCAACATCTCGCGGCAGGTGGCGACGAGTGCGATGAGTCGTGAACTCGCATTGCACGAACTGTCCCACATGGCCCGCAACGAGGAAGGCCACGCCTCGCACTACCAGTCGACCGAAGAAGCGGTCTTCCTCGCACTCACCGGCCGGACGGTCGAACGGCGAAAACTCTCCCATTGCTACCAGATTGCGAATCACTGCAAGGACATCTACGCCGACGACCTGACACTCGCCGTCGCGCCCGCGGACAAACTCGTCCAGTTCCTCGAATCGCAACTCGCTGCCGCTCTCGCCGACCGGCCACAACCGGTGGCGCGGCCGGGGTCACAACTCGTCACGACTGGGTCGGACCCAGAGATAACGGCCGTCAACGCGGCGTTCGCACTCGCACTCGCAGAGCGACACGACCTCATCACTCCCGACCACCGGCTCTACGACCTGGCGCACGCCGCCGCAGACGACGCCCCGTCCGTCTCACTGGAGACGTTCAAAGAACACTTCCGTACCCTCGCGGCAGACCCCTCGAAGAGCGAGTACCGGCGCACGCTCGTGGACGTGGTGAAGAACTACGTCGTCGGGTCGAACGTCGCCGCCGACTGA
- a CDS encoding cell division protein SepF, whose protein sequence is MGIMSKILGGGGSRTTEDYVELDLDDFDTARGEAGISVHIADIGGQQDVIAIKDAVYDGDMVIADITRHTTQDSTMEHIIDDLRQVAREVDGDIVQKGDDQIIITPTNVSVARRKLNS, encoded by the coding sequence ATGGGCATCATGAGCAAGATTCTCGGTGGTGGTGGCTCGAGAACTACCGAGGACTACGTCGAACTCGACCTCGACGACTTCGATACCGCCCGCGGGGAGGCCGGCATCTCGGTCCACATCGCGGATATCGGCGGCCAACAGGACGTCATCGCCATCAAAGACGCCGTCTACGATGGCGACATGGTCATCGCGGACATCACGCGTCACACGACGCAGGACAGCACGATGGAACACATCATCGACGACCTTCGACAGGTCGCGCGCGAAGTCGACGGCGACATCGTCCAGAAGGGTGACGACCAGATTATCATCACCCCGACGAACGTCTCCGTCGCGCGTCGCAAACTCAACTCCTGA
- a CDS encoding RNA-binding protein: MKVKSRHHLRNDEIQAVKSSVESLLGVEIDGDAFEAVEFADADYEVVLVDGEPAVMYVDDEPFLTVKGANQFPPTKNVVTVDAGAVSFVSSGADVMRPGITEADESIDAGDLVAIAEETHGKILAIGRALEDGSDLVGDSGKVVESIHHVGDDLFDFSV, encoded by the coding sequence ATGAAGGTCAAGTCTCGCCACCATCTCCGCAACGACGAAATCCAAGCGGTCAAATCGTCCGTCGAGTCGCTCCTCGGCGTCGAAATCGACGGCGACGCGTTCGAGGCAGTCGAGTTCGCGGACGCGGACTACGAAGTCGTCCTCGTCGACGGCGAACCGGCCGTCATGTACGTCGACGACGAACCCTTCCTGACCGTCAAGGGTGCGAACCAGTTCCCACCGACGAAGAACGTCGTCACGGTCGATGCGGGTGCCGTCTCGTTCGTCTCCAGCGGTGCCGACGTGATGCGCCCCGGTATCACCGAGGCCGACGAGAGCATCGACGCGGGCGACCTCGTCGCTATCGCGGAAGAGACCCACGGCAAAATCCTCGCAATCGGGCGCGCACTCGAAGACGGGTCGGACCTCGTCGGCGACTCCGGAAAGGTGGTCGAGTCCATCCACCACGTCGGCGACGACCTGTTCGACTTCTCGGTCTAA
- a CDS encoding elongation factor EF-2, with product MGRRKKIVQECEKLMDKPEQIRNIAIAAHVDHGKTTLSDNLLAGAGMISDETAGQQLAMDTKEDEQERGITIDAANVSMTHEWNDQNHLINLIDTPGHVDFGGDVTRAMRAVDGALVVVDAVEGAMPQTETVLRQALREGVKPALFINKVDRLINELQEGPEEMQQRLVDVITDVNELIRGMTEEKDYDWTVSVEDGTVAFGSALYKWGVSMPSMEETGISFGDIMELERAGDRQELHERTPLSDVVLDMVAEHFPNPLEAQPRRIPTVWRGDSESELARQMREVDDDGEVVFMATDISMDPHAGEIATGRLFSGTIRKGQELYVSGTAGKNRVQSVGVFMGGEREELDRGVPAGNIAAVTGLRDAIAGSTVSSVEMTPFESIEHISEPVITKSVEAERMDDLPKLIETLQQVAKEDPTIRIEINEDTGEHLISGQGELHLEVITQRIRDNQGIPVRTGEPIVVYREQVQGESHEVEGVSPNRHNKFYITAEPLSQDIVDDIKLGEISMDMPELERREALQEAGMDKDTSQNVEHIHGTNILIDDTKGIQHLNETMELVIEGLEEALDDGPLAAEPVQGTLLRLHDAKLHEDTIHRGPAQVIPAVRDAVHRSLIAGQVKLLEPIQNVRIDVPSDYMGSASGEIQGRRGRVDDMYQEGDLMVIEGIAPVEEMIGFSSDVRSATEGRASWNTENAGFRVLSDNLQREKIMEIRERKGMKLELSQAIDYI from the coding sequence ATGGGCCGACGAAAGAAAATCGTCCAGGAATGTGAGAAACTGATGGACAAGCCGGAGCAGATCCGGAACATCGCCATCGCAGCTCACGTCGACCACGGGAAGACGACCCTTTCGGACAACCTCCTCGCGGGTGCCGGCATGATCTCTGACGAGACTGCTGGTCAGCAACTCGCGATGGACACGAAAGAAGACGAACAGGAACGCGGTATCACCATCGACGCGGCAAACGTCTCGATGACCCACGAGTGGAACGACCAGAACCACCTCATCAACCTCATCGACACGCCGGGCCACGTCGACTTCGGTGGCGACGTGACGCGTGCGATGCGTGCCGTCGACGGTGCGCTCGTCGTCGTCGACGCCGTCGAAGGTGCCATGCCGCAGACCGAGACGGTTCTGCGTCAGGCACTCCGTGAGGGCGTCAAGCCGGCCCTGTTCATCAACAAGGTCGACCGCCTCATCAACGAACTGCAGGAAGGTCCCGAGGAGATGCAGCAGCGTCTCGTCGACGTCATCACCGACGTCAACGAACTCATCCGCGGGATGACCGAAGAGAAGGACTACGACTGGACTGTCTCCGTCGAAGACGGGACCGTCGCCTTCGGGTCTGCCCTCTACAAGTGGGGTGTCTCCATGCCGTCGATGGAAGAGACCGGTATCTCCTTCGGCGACATCATGGAACTCGAACGCGCTGGCGACCGCCAGGAACTCCACGAGCGCACGCCGCTTTCGGACGTCGTCCTCGACATGGTTGCGGAGCACTTCCCCAACCCGCTCGAAGCCCAGCCCCGTCGTATCCCGACGGTCTGGCGTGGTGACTCCGAGTCCGAACTCGCGCGCCAGATGCGCGAAGTCGACGACGACGGCGAAGTCGTCTTCATGGCGACGGACATCTCGATGGACCCCCACGCGGGCGAAATCGCGACGGGCCGCCTCTTCTCCGGTACCATCCGCAAGGGTCAGGAGCTCTACGTCTCCGGTACCGCGGGCAAGAACCGCGTCCAGTCCGTCGGTGTCTTCATGGGTGGCGAACGCGAGGAACTCGACCGCGGCGTCCCCGCAGGGAACATCGCGGCCGTCACGGGTCTCCGTGACGCCATCGCCGGTTCTACCGTCTCTTCCGTCGAGATGACGCCGTTCGAGTCCATCGAACACATCTCCGAGCCTGTCATCACGAAGTCTGTCGAGGCAGAGCGCATGGACGACCTGCCGAAGCTCATCGAGACGCTCCAGCAGGTCGCGAAGGAAGACCCGACCATCCGCATCGAGATTAACGAGGACACGGGCGAGCACCTCATCTCCGGTCAGGGTGAACTCCACCTCGAAGTCATCACGCAGCGTATCCGCGACAACCAGGGCATCCCGGTCCGCACCGGTGAGCCGATTGTCGTCTACCGCGAGCAGGTCCAGGGCGAATCCCACGAAGTCGAGGGTGTCTCCCCGAACCGCCACAACAAGTTCTACATCACGGCGGAACCCCTCTCGCAGGACATCGTCGACGACATCAAGCTCGGCGAAATCTCGATGGACATGCCCGAACTGGAGCGCCGTGAGGCACTGCAGGAAGCCGGCATGGACAAGGACACGTCCCAGAACGTCGAACACATCCACGGGACGAACATCCTCATCGACGACACGAAGGGTATCCAGCACCTCAACGAGACGATGGAACTCGTCATCGAGGGTCTCGAAGAGGCACTCGACGACGGTCCGCTCGCTGCGGAACCCGTTCAGGGTACGCTCCTCCGTCTCCACGACGCGAAGCTCCACGAGGACACCATCCACCGTGGTCCCGCGCAGGTCATCCCTGCAGTCCGTGACGCGGTCCACCGCTCGCTCATCGCGGGTCAGGTGAAGCTCCTCGAACCCATCCAGAACGTCCGCATCGACGTTCCGTCCGACTACATGGGCTCGGCATCCGGCGAGATTCAGGGTCGCCGTGGCCGCGTCGACGACATGTACCAGGAAGGTGACCTCATGGTCATCGAGGGTATCGCACCCGTCGAAGAGATGATTGGCTTCTCCTCGGACGTTCGCTCCGCGACGGAAGGCCGCGCCTCCTGGAACACGGAGAACGCTGGCTTCCGCGTCCTCTCGGACAACCTCCAGCGCGAGAAGATTATGGAGATTCGCGAGCGCAAGGGCATGAAGCTCGAACTCTCGCAGGCTATCGACTACATCTAA
- the rpsJ gene encoding 30S ribosomal protein S10, with amino-acid sequence MQQARVRLAGTSPEDLDEICDDVREIANKTGVNLSGPIPLPTKTLEVPSRKSPDGEGTATWEHWEMRVHKRLIDLDADERALRQLMRVQVPNDVSIEIVLED; translated from the coding sequence ATGCAACAGGCACGCGTTCGGCTCGCCGGCACGAGTCCGGAAGACCTCGACGAAATCTGCGACGACGTCCGCGAGATTGCGAACAAGACGGGCGTCAACCTCAGCGGGCCGATCCCGCTGCCCACGAAGACGCTCGAAGTTCCCTCCCGCAAATCGCCTGACGGCGAGGGAACGGCGACGTGGGAGCACTGGGAGATGCGCGTCCACAAGCGTCTGATCGACCTCGACGCTGACGAACGCGCGCTGCGCCAGCTGATGCGCGTCCAGGTTCCTAACGACGTCAGCATCGAGATCGTCCTCGAAGACTAA